The Hyalangium gracile genomic sequence GTTGACTTCCGCGCTTCCGGGGATCACTCGGCGGTTCCCTTCCAGCCGCTTCATCACTAAACCGGCGGAACAGCTACCCCGATCAGGAGCCAGTATGGGCACGATGAAGTTCGAGGTCTTCCACACCCTGCAGAAGGACGAGGCGAAGAAGCGCGTCGAGCAGCTCCTCCACTACTGGGGCACCAAGTACGGCGTGAAGTCCGACTGGGCCGGCGATGGCGCGAAGCTCAACGGCAAGGTGATGGGCATCAACCTGGATGCCTCCTTCGTCATCACCGACAAGGCCATCCAGGGCGAGGG encodes the following:
- a CDS encoding polyhydroxyalkanoic acid system family protein encodes the protein MGTMKFEVFHTLQKDEAKKRVEQLLHYWGTKYGVKSDWAGDGAKLNGKVMGINLDASFVITDKAIQGEGTDPGLLLRGQAKAYLQKKFASVLDPAKSLADIKGDMDS